In a single window of the Palaemon carinicauda isolate YSFRI2023 chromosome 10, ASM3689809v2, whole genome shotgun sequence genome:
- the LOC137648279 gene encoding uncharacterized protein, giving the protein MVADIVKYTNMKINMLAQIYKTKDVTFAHTCPEEIEALMGILIQSGGKQDNCITVAEMWSKQHRSPLYCSAMNEKRFNFLLRSLRFEDHTTRNERMKIDKLAPWRNTWECFLDNFQKKYVPGNAITVDEQMVGFRGRCPFRYYKRYKPPKYDIKMNMACGARNSFMLNGILDLAEHRRP; this is encoded by the coding sequence ATGGTGGCCGACATTGTAAAGTACACAAATATGAAGATAAATATGCTGGCACAGATTTATAAAACCAAAGATGTAACATTTGCACACACATGCCCAGAGGAGATAGAAGCACTAATGGGCATACTAATCCAGAGTGGTGGGAAGCAAGATAACTGTATCACTGTTGCGGAAATGTGGAGCAAACAGCATAGGTCTCCCCTATATTGTTCTGCGATGAATGAAAAAAGATTCAATTTCCTCCTAAGGTCACTCAGGTTTGAGGACCACACCACACGGAATGAAAGAATGAAGATTGACAAGCTGGCTCCTTGGCGAAACACATGGGAGTGTTTTCTTGATAATTTTCAGAAAAAATATGTACCAGGAAATGCAATCACTGTTGATGAGCAGATGGTTGGATTTAGGGGACGGTGTCCTTTCCGCTACTATAAGCGGTATAAACCACCCAAATATGACATAAAGATGAATATGGCATGTGGTGCTAGGAACAGTTTCATGCTAAATGGCATTTTGGACCTTGCTGAACATAGACGCCCCTGA